DNA from Qingrenia yutianensis:
CGTGTTTTGCGAAAAACGCGAAACAGGCGCGAAAATTGTTGAGATTTTAGGTGTTTGATATGACTGATATATTAGGCAGAATAAAAGAAAACGTAAAAATGAGCGAACTTTTGGCGAAGTACGGATTTAAAATCGAAAAGGGCGGTGCGGTATGCTGCCCTTTTCACAACGAGAAAACACCGTCGTTTAAGATTTACAAAAACGGAACCCGTTATCACTGCTTCGGATGCGGTGAAAGCGGTGACGTGGTAACCTTTGTTATGAAATATTGCGGAATTGATTTTAAACAGGCGATTGCAAGGATAAATTATGAATTTAACCTTAATTTACAGGGTGGTAAAAATCTTACCTTGAGAGAAAATGTCAAACGCAGTAAAGAAATTGCAAAGAGAAACGAATTGAAAAACCGCATTGTCCGCCTTAAAGAAGTTATTGACATTGCATATTCGCTTTTATGTAAGGCGGAAAGAAAAAGGCGCGAAAACATACCGAAAAGCAATGCGGACATAAACGAAATATATGTGCGGAGCCTGCACGAAATCGATTTATACGAATTTGAAATTTCATATTATGAAAGCGAGGTGGAAAATCTTGAACGAGAAAGTGCCGAATTATACAAAAGAGGATTTTCTGACCGGCACAAAGCCGTTTGAATGGTTATGGCAGTTTAGAGATAACAAGTTGAAATTTAAGCAGCTTACAAGCGTTATGCAGGAAAAAGCAAAGTCGGTAAAGGTGCTTAACTTTGTAGCCTTGTTAAAGGCGTATATGGAAATGGCAAATCTTGAAAGCGGTGTCGAGGGCGAGAGCGTGACAGAATTTACAAATCAGCCTGCGGAGCTTAGATGCGGACGCTGGACGGCAGACGATTTCGGAGTTACCACGACCGACAAATTCGGATTTGAGGTTGTTGCCTGCTCGCACCCTATTATGCCGGTGCAAAGACTTGTTAACATAGACACGGGACTTGAAAAACTGAAACTTGCGTTTTCAAAGGGCGGACGGTGGCGCGAAATTATCGTTGACAAAACCACGCTTGCGAGCAAAAATTCCATTACAAACCTTGCAGGTTTCGGCGTTGCGGTAAACAGCGAAAATGCAAAATATCTTGTGCAGTATCTTACCGACATTGAGGCGCTTAATTACCGCGAAATTGAAGAAGTAAACGCGGTTTCCCGTCTTGGGTGGATAGATGACTACGGATTTTCGCCGTATGTGGACAACCTCGTTTTTGATGGTGAGAACACGTTCAGAC
Protein-coding regions in this window:
- a CDS encoding CHC2 zinc finger domain-containing protein; the encoded protein is MTDILGRIKENVKMSELLAKYGFKIEKGGAVCCPFHNEKTPSFKIYKNGTRYHCFGCGESGDVVTFVMKYCGIDFKQAIARINYEFNLNLQGGKNLTLRENVKRSKEIAKRNELKNRIVRLKEVIDIAYSLLCKAERKRRENIPKSNADINEIYVRSLHEIDLYEFEISYYESEVENLERESAELYKRGFSDRHKAV